The sequence CAATGACATCGGAAACTCTTCTGCGGAACGTTCCTGCGGAGTGGCGCGACCCAGATAACTATTGGGCGGGAATCGCTACCCGTTCCAGAGTGATTGTGTATGCTAAAGATCGTGTAGACCCGGACGAGCTGTCTACCTATGAAGATTTGACAAGTGAGCAATGGAAAGGAAGGGTGCTGATACGGTCTGCATCCAGCTTATACAATCAGTCTTTGCTGGCCTCGTTTATTGAGCTATCCGGAGAAGTGGAAGCGGAGAAGTGGGCTGAAGGTATTGTTCGGAATCTTTCCCGTGAGCCGGAAGGGGGAGATAGGGCCCAAGCTATGGCGATTGCGGCGAAGATTGGGGATGTTGCAATTATGAATACGTATTATATTGGTCAAATGTCGGCTTCCCTTGATCCAGAGGAGAGGGAGATTGCGGAGAAGCTGGGTGTCTTTTTTCCGAATCAGCAGACGACGGGGGCTCATATGAATATTAGTGGAATTGGATTGGCCAAGTATTCTCCAAATAAGGATCATGCACTTAAGCTCGCGGAATTCTTAACGAGCCGCGAGGGACAAACTTTGCTTACGCAAGGCAGTTACGAGTTTCCAGTGAATGATGAAGCTGATATGCCTGAAATGCTAAAAAACTGGGGGAATTTCAAGCAGCAACCGGTTGATATTGCCAGTCTCGGTCATTTTCATAAGCAGGCAACAGAGATATTTGAACGGGTAGGCTGGAAATAAATCAGGAGTCGCTGCTCGATTGGGCAAGAAAAAAGCACTCATTGCGGTGGTACATCGAATGCTTCGAATCATTTACTCCATGCTAATCAACAAGAAGCCGTTCAAAAAATTGCAAAAAATTAATGTAACCAATACCAGAAGAATTTATGTAAAGTTACCTCTATATCTAAATAACAATTTAACTAAACGAAGCCATAACCCTACTTGTCACAAGGGTTATGGCTTTCGTTCGGCTGTCATATGAACTCCTGTGAGCGTGATTGCTTCCTTTTACCATCTTTCAAATAGATGATAACTACTATATAATAGGAATCATCTGAAGAGAATTGTATTACATTTTGTGATTGTTATAATTGAGACAGAAGATATGTGACGCCTAATCAGGAGCCCCTATATCCTTTCTGCAAATCTTAGAGTATAAGGATGA comes from Sporosarcina sp. FSL K6-3457 and encodes:
- a CDS encoding Fe(3+) ABC transporter substrate-binding protein, whose product is MKRRFLLVVSLILFLTTFLLYEMNRGKSSENKQQVVNVFTARHYQIDNEVFREFTKRTGIQVNEVKGTAEELVERIQREGKASSADLFLAVDGGVLNFAKQSGVLQPMTSETLLRNVPAEWRDPDNYWAGIATRSRVIVYAKDRVDPDELSTYEDLTSEQWKGRVLIRSASSLYNQSLLASFIELSGEVEAEKWAEGIVRNLSREPEGGDRAQAMAIAAKIGDVAIMNTYYIGQMSASLDPEEREIAEKLGVFFPNQQTTGAHMNISGIGLAKYSPNKDHALKLAEFLTSREGQTLLTQGSYEFPVNDEADMPEMLKNWGNFKQQPVDIASLGHFHKQATEIFERVGWK